Part of the Antechinus flavipes isolate AdamAnt ecotype Samford, QLD, Australia chromosome 2, AdamAnt_v2, whole genome shotgun sequence genome is shown below.
CCATAGCCGAAATTCTTAAAGGACCAGTGAAGAAAACTTCTCAAAAATACTCACTGAATAATAAACATAATCTCTAACTCAATGAAATATTGAATCTAGCAGACCCTAGAAATTCTCAGTTTTGCCCCTGACATGATCAGCAGTCATATATTGCATATCTGCCTAATTTTCTATAAAATCCTATGAATCAACCTagtaatatagttttttttttccctgttataAACTCTATAAACCTGTGAAATTGTCACTAATCACTGAGGGATTAGTTGACCTGATTTAATGATAATTTGCTGACCTTGCTATTAAATCATTTTCTCCTGGAAGTAATAAGCCtcagaaattttctcttttacataTAAATTCCAAAGCTAAATGTTAAAGAGAGGCATGAGTTTGTTCAACATAAAGAAAATCTTCCTTAGGATTAATACTGGTGATTCTCAAACCAATATTTCCATCCCTGCAATATTCCTCTCCAGAACTCCTTTCCTATACTAAAAACTGATTGATAGATAGCTTTACTTCTATTTCATGTCATGTCAAACTCAAAATACCCAAAATAGAACTTAGTAAATTTTTCCAAAAATCTCTCTCCTTCAAATGTGCCCATCTCTGAGGAAAGCACCACCATGCTATTAGTCACACATATTCACACTCTCAGCACCATCTTTTTACTCTTCCTCTGTCCTTTCCTCCCCACAGCTAATCAATCAGCAAACTTTTTTTGCTCTTGCTTCATTTCATCTCttgcatttattcatttctatCCATTCACATAATCCTACCCTAGTTCAGTCTCTAATTATTTCTCACATTTGCAATAAGACATTTCACAATTGGGTCTCTCTGTATCCAATCTCTTTTTACAATCTACCCTTTACATTGCTACCAAATTAATATTCTTGTAACACTGAATTGATTGTGTTACATCCCTGTTCAAACATCTGTAGTGCCTCACTATTGCTCTATCAGTCTTTGTGCCCAGAGTGCTAGCACAGGATATTTGCTCATatttagaatttaataaatgttactgGAATGAACTGAGTTGCCTTCAGGGGTGCTGAGTTCTCTAGCAATGGAAGTGAGTGAACTGAGGACATGTAACATTTATTGGTGATGGTTTGGACAGGAAGTgaacatgaaatttaaaattcaattaagtTTATGGTTTAAAGATGCTATACATTTATTGGAAAGAGTTTGATTTTCAAAGTTTAACAATGCAGTTTAATTATAGTAGTCATTATAGTAGAACTTAAATGGTAGAAACATAGCAAGGAGAgatggggaaaaatgagaaacaaaaacagaagtgCCGCTATAAGGATAAAAAGAACAGCTGTGAAATGGTATGATAGAATTTACAATAATCTCACATATACCCGTTCTGACACAGGATATGAGGAAGGAACAGACATCAGAGCAAGCTATAATATTTAATTGTCTCTCCTATAATCACCATACAAGATAATGAACTATATAAAGTTCTTCCCTACCAAGGAAGATAATTAATTTCCAGAATGTTTGTACTCTATTGATGCTACTAAGATCTAGCTCATAATTGACTTTCTCCTGGTCTCTTGGTTGTTTTTTAGAGGCATTCTAGATTTCTGTAAGGAAAAAACCTTGAAATATTTATCTGGCAATGAAATAGAGGGtaggggagatggagagaaaataatatactggTGAAATAATGCCTCAGAAGTATAAGCCATTTTTGGAATGATAGAGATGGTGAAGAAAAATATCTACAGAATTGACAGATTGGGGTAAAAAGGAAGACTTGAAATAAAAGCCATTACTATAGTATAACCATCATCTAAGTAAGGAAGTAATCACCATGTAAGTAAAGATCAAGTTAGGGAGGTAAGGTGACCAACTTGTGGGACAAGGAGGCAGCAGTTGTTTCCAATATCCTTTATAAGAGAATCAACCTCTTCTTCCACTTTGATTTAGCATATAAAAGCAAGAAGAGTAAATCATTAAGTTGGTATTTTGCTATAGGCTGGGCTGATATTCTGTGGTCTAAAAACCATTggggatgaaaaaagaaagatgaaagatgatATGAAACTCCTGGATCAAAAGTTTGTCTGATGATGCTTCTGTGTTACaaagtcaataaaaattacataataaaacCTTCTGAGAAAACCTGAGAAGAACTTTATGAAATGAAGCAAAGGTGAGTGAGAACAAAGCCAGGAGAACAATCCATATGATAACATCAATATAGTAAAGGTgatcaattttgaaaaacttaataaCTCTGGTCAATACAATGATCTGCTTCAATTAAAAAGGAATCATGATGAAACATCTACCTTTAAGAAGAGAAGTGATGGATTCAGAATGCAAATTTTTTCCTctggttttttttctctcagaacaCAGCTTCAGTTCATATTCcagaaaataaattttgcatgattatacatatttctaaaatgttttgttttctttgccttttcattcAGAAAGGAAACAAGAGAGTTTGgggaactttaaaaattaattaattaatttaaaaaactctctaaataaaaaaaaagttctttcctaTTCCTTGATGATTCACATCCATATGAATGTGCTAGTTATGAAACCTTAGCACATCATTTAACTGTCATTAACAATAAACAAATAAGATTcctaaacaaagaaagaaatcaaaagaaaaaaacttagttCTTGGGAAACTCCAAGTAAGTATGTAAAAATGTAATaggttttaaaggaaaaaatatgtattcCTTAGAAGACTTTAAGCTCTGTTCACTTAGGAATTATTACCTTCTATAAACTTGAATTTACCAGTGATACAGTATTGTATAAACCATAGGAACTAAATAAATGGTGATTGTGAAGAACAGCAAATCTGTTCAAACTTAAGTGCAAGTTATTGGAACACTTTCATTTAACAAAGAGggttactttaattttttttttacatttgaagtAACCCTAGAAATGTCCCATTTTTATTTGAGATACGGTGAGAAAGGAAACAGGGAAGATCGTTTGTTGATTTAGATAAATGCCTAAATATAAAGTTCATATTCCAGAGAATTGAATCTTGAGCATGGATCTTCCTGAGCATGGATCTACCTGCCCAGATTTATCTCTCCTCCCTACCCTTTTCTTGAATTTCTCCCTTATTTTCCTTAGCTGAGAAGTTTTTTCTCTTGTCATGTCTCTAAGGCTCCTACATACAAGGAATCCTGAAAGAGAAAAGTTTATTcattaatgatttattttgcttcttctgAATAGATCTTATAGATTTCATATTCTACTTGCATACATTATCTCAGTTTACTCTCACAATAACTtctaaaatgatgaaaagagtAGAAATTAATGGCTTGATGTACTGAACATGAACAAGGAGAAATTACCACAGGACTTGATTTCTCACAATGTTTTGAGGTGGAAAACCATTGTAGATAGAGAAGAATTCTCTTgactacattttttattttgtgtatatctgGTCACTGATAACTTTATTTtcaacaaataaaaggaaaaaaccttaGATAAGTTCTGAATTTGAGACATGGATGCTCTGTTCAAAATGGACATTGGTCAATTTCCCAAAAATggcaattcttttaaaacaaGAGAAAGTGTGTAATGGGGACTAGCCAACAAGAGATCCTTCATGAATTTGACCATGACTTTTTTGATGCAGTTTGAAGTTCTTCATGTGGTCTTCTGAGATTATGCAGGAATTTTATAGCTATTAGCTCCAATTCATCAACTGGCTACTAAGCTATATCTGAGCATTCATACAAAAGATTgtgggggaggtgggaggggacTGATATCAGAGGAAGGGGAAGCAAGTTTCTCTCTCCTGGCTAAGATTATTGGGAGATGTACGATTCTGTAAGTCTCATGGTAAGAAGAAAAACCTTAGAATTGACCCCATTTTAGAGCAATTGGATATAGGTGAGTGTGGCAGATAAATACAGAAGGCTTCTAATTTTTGATATAGAATTATAGATAGCTAGACAGAAGCATAGAGGTCTAGTGACAGGTGTGGTATATGCTAAAAATTTTCACCattatgtctttctctctccctccctctccctctatttccttctctgtgtctctctctctctttgttacacacacacacacacacacacacacacatacacacacacacacacacacacacacacgcctctTTCTCATATCTCTCTTCtcgcttctcttttttcttttcatctttgtcctctctcttctcttttctctttttcttctctcctccctctctttcgttctcttctctcttctcttccttctctctttctcctcctcttcttcctcctcctcctcctcctccctttctcctctttttcctcctattccttcttcttctcctactcctcctcctctcctcttcctcctcctcctctttctcctccttctcctccaccttctctttctcctcttcttcctcttcttccttcttctctcctcctcctcttctttctgttcctcctcttcttcctctttttcttcctcctcttcctctttctccttttcctctcctcttcctcctcctcttcctcctccttcttctttcctcctcctcttcttcttctccctcttcttctccctctctcccccttcatttcttcttttttttcttcttctttttcttctctctctctctctctctctctctctcttctctttttttctctctctctttatctctccccccccttctttcttccaaCTAAGGGTTGAAGGTCAGGGTGGGTAATTGTAGGATTGGGGCAATAGCAACATGTTTTTAGACATTAGGGAAGCAGCcagaagacaaagagaaattgaGGGAGTGAAATAATGGGAATCAGTTGGATGGAGATGAGAAGAAACAGAGTTACTTGCTCATAAAGATGAGTTTGCCTTGGCAAAAAGAAGTACttcttcattagaaaaacaagtgaagaaaatcaaagtGAAAGCATTTGAATGATATAAGTAAAAGATAAGACGTCACACTCTCTGACTGTCCTTGGTTTTTCCAGGAAATATGCACCAAGCTTTACAACTAAGAAAATGAAGGTAGAACAATATTTAAAGATggattaaaaaggattttatttttaagtttttcccctccttaacAGGATCCATTCAACAAAATCCAATATACCCCACAAGgtattgggtttttttgtttatttttttgttttttttttcttgtttttttcttttcttttttggtcaaaaaATGAGTCCTTATTCCAGTagctggggtctttgtgtttaCTGAATATAGGCTATTGAGCATACTTGCTTCTGAGTGTTGTGTACCTAATCGTCCCCACTAATCtatctatttcttaaccattaTTAAATTACTTTAATTACTACTTTGTAGTATAGTTTAAGATCTTACACTGTAAGGATATCTTTATTcccatatcttttattttttataagcttcttgacctttcttcctccctatgaatttcattataattttactaATTATACAAAGTAATCCTTTGTTAGTTTGAGTAGTATGACATTGAACAagtaaaattatttagaaaacattATCTTTTATAATATTGTCCATCTTACCTACAAGCAACTActatattttttctattgatttacatccatctttatttttataaatagttgtttgtagttgtatttatatagttcttgcaTATATGTTGGAAAgtagaattcaaaatattttgcattttgtagtaattttaaagggaatttctctttctttctcctctttaatGCATATGATAAATCCCTAATAAAAgtgttaattaaaaattaaataagaatttggGAAAATCAATAGCAAATAAGAGATCTTGTAAAaactaaatgataaaattaaaataagacatCTTATAAAAGCTAAATAGCTGTGTTCCAAAGTAGAAATATAGGAGATAAAGTTAGAATCCCCTTTTGAATAACtaagataacaaaaataaaaaatgcaataatCAAACAACTTATTCCCATCTGCACCAAGTTCTTTTAAAGACTAATAATTAAATTTCAGTAAAGTCACTTCCTTTGGTCCTTTCTAGTCAGGTAGGAGCAGTTGGAGACAGGACATCCTTACCTTTAAGAACAAATTTTACCGACATCCTATTGCCTCTGGGACCAGGTATGGATTCCTCTTTtgggcatttaaagttcttcatagtCTAACCCCATCCAATCTTTCCAAACTTCTTACTCCTTTCATGCGCTTGGTAgtctttaccatttttttttgttgttgttgtggagTCACTTTGAGTTGTatacaattcttcatgacctgatttggagttttcttgacaaagatattagagtgattggccagtttcttttttagttcattttactgatgaggaaactgagactaacaaGGTCTAAAGCTGTCTTTGAATTCAAAATGATGAGTCTTTCTTTTTCAGGCCTGACACtatatccactgtgtcatctgtAGCTTGCCTTAGTCCTTTTTACATATTGTGCTACTTTTCATTTCTCACACAtgattctctttatctttatACTGGCAGCTCCTTATACATCTGGAATAATATTCCTTCTCACCTAACCTCTCAGCTCTGCTTATGACTTTCTGGATATCAACACCATGCCTTACCAGCAGTTTCATCCTGCAATTTTAATCAGCATCTAGGATGTCTTCATGCTGTATAGTCCTCTGTGACAGCAGTCCCATATTTCCATTGATGAGTTCCTCCCAAGCCTTCCATGTTCTGAAGGAGCCCATACTGATCCATCTTCATTCCCCTTTGGCTCTCCTCTTAGGCAAAGGGAATTTCTACACCATCCCCTGCCTTAAgcacttccttctccctccttgaaGTTTTTAGCTCCCTTTTGACTTCCcaaaaataaatggaactgaAATTGTCTTCTCCTAAAAGAATGTAATTTTCTTGAGGGTAAAGACTGGTTTTCTTTTCacttctatttgtatccttagaTCTTAATACCATGTCCATTACACAGCTAAagtttaataaattttcattgccTTGCTTTAaaatccctggcttctttcaagactcagctcacaCATGACATTCTAAAGGTAATTTTGCCCTAGCTTTCCTACTGCTATTGTCTCCTTCTCTAAGATAGAACTGTCATCTACTTTGTATGTATTCTCTATGTACTTATTCacaaacataataaatgcttctcaTTCTTCTCACTGCCCTTTGCATAAAAATATTGTACTCTGCCCCTTGAATCACCATGGGCTCTTGTAAGTATGCTTTTGCCTTAACTTCCTTGGAACCAGCCTTCCATAGCATTTTCCAGCTATCATTTCCAATATGCTACTGGGTGTATACTAACTCccctttatatattgtcttctcccattaaaatgtgagctccttgagatcaagaACTGTCTTTCTCCTATTTGTAGCACTAGAGCTTAGTGCCGTGCCTGGTAAATAATAACtgcttactaaatattttatcattcctCATTCATTCTTTGTTGAGcaaataattaattgattaattgagaGCAAGGTCATAGTAATGCTTCTGCTTGTGTTACTGGTATATAATGTCCTCATATAATGTATTCTTGAATTAAAGATGAATTAACAAGTCATACATGAATGATGCAAAAAGTGAGAGGAGTCaggataatgaagaaaataactattgatcagaatGGATTATCTACACTAAGCCCTGGACTACTGAGAGAAAAGCATCCCCACCAAGaaagtacaaagacaaaatatatgcatcagGTATCTTTTCTATAGTAAGATGGAAGCCATAGAGACAATGGTGGCTATGTTCAAGTGACCTGGTGCACATTATAAATAGGACTGAGCTCTTGATCAAAAGTATATATTCTGGtgcagaacagaaaaaaaaaaaagtaagcatttGTCCTAGTGACCAATAGTGTCacactcatttaaaaaagaatgccaACCACTGCTTGCTTTGTATGTGTCATTCCATCATCTTTCTAACCTTTCCATGCCCTTACATCAATAAGGCAATGTTCAAATGATTCTTACACACTTCATCTCTGGGcctattttaaaattggaaagatgatctggtttaaaaagaaataaccaGAAATCTGAATACAGATGAACTTCCAAGGTCCTGGTGATCTTCCATTAGTTCAATACCGGCCAAATTTATGATCATAAAACATCTTTTGATCTTCTTCAACAAAGTCCATCATCTGGTTTCTCTAGATCTCACAATCTTCTTTGTCAATCTTTTCATGGCCAACTTCATATCCTTATTCCTCAATGTATATATGGCAGGATTCAAGAGTGGAGTGACAAGAAAAACTAGAATAAGTAAAAATTTATCCAGTGATAGAGTGGGAATTTGCCACACATAAACAAAGAAGCAGGGAACAAAGAACAAGAATACCACAGCTATATGAGCTGAAAGTGTGGAAAAAGCCTTGGATAAACCAGCTGAAGAATGATGTCTTACAGtaactaaaatgaaaatgtaagagATGATTAAGAGAAAGAATGTGCACATGGAGATAAGCCCACTGTTGGCAATGACCACATATTCCAACCAGGAGGTATCTGTGCAGGCAAGTACTGCAACTTTAGGGATGTCACAATAAAAGCTGTCAACATTATTAGGGCCACAGAAGGGCAGATttacaacaaaaacaaactgaGACACAGCATGAATCACCCCAATCACCCAGGCAGTCActacaaaacaaatgcatgttTTGTGATTCATAATAGTCAGGTAGTGAAGAGGTTTACAAATGGCTGTGTATCTGTCATAGGCCATGGCTATGAGCAATACCATCTCTGTTCCTCCCATGACATGGATAAAGAATATCTGTATCATGCATCCTGGGAAGGAGATGACTTTGTGTTCGCTAAAAATATCAGTGATCATCCTTGGGACCGTAGTAGTAGATAGACCAAGATCAATAAGGGAAAGATTGGCTAACAGAAAGTACATAGGGGAGTGCAAATGAGAATCAAAAATCACAGTGAACACAATGAAGAAGTTTCCAAGCATAATTCCcacataaaaggaaaagaaaaagaaaaagaggagaatctTCATCTCCCAAGAAGCAGACAATCCTAACAACACAAACTCAGATACCACAGTGTTGTTTGCTCCATCCATTGATTCAGTTGATGTCACAGACACTGAAATGACCTAAGGATAACAAGGAAATAATCAGAACCATGaggacaaaatatatatatacatatatatatatatatatattatttgcctTATGAGTGACTTTAAAAGGGCTCTATTTTGAAGTGTTAGTGGTGCAAAAGCTAGAAGGGGCATAAATAAGCATATCAGAAGTAATAATCACATGCTCAAagtatcataaatttagaattaataGAGATCCTTAGAAACCTAGAACAGGGGTCAGCAACCAAAAACTGTTGGGTCAAATCCTGGGTCTATTTATGCAGTTCCCAAAAGCTAAGAAAgctttttttctatgaaaaataaaattttatttaaaaacttaaaatagttttattatatcttaaaatgtaaaaaaagaaatctatttcttAGTTCGTGATGCAGATTAATGGAAAGAAGTTGACCTACAGGCCAGAGTTTGTCAATCCCTGCTCTAAACTAAccctctaattttttaaatgaaactgaAGCTCCTTGAGGTTGAGTGATTTATTCAAGATCATCAGATAAAAAGTGccagaaaaaggatttgaatgcAGCACATCCTTACTCCAGTTCCAGCCTTCTATCCACTATAACAAACTACCTCTGCTGTCAAGAaagttgaagaaataaaaaacatagaAGTAGTAGAGGGGTGAGAGgtagggggaggagaggggaagctAGTGTGGAAGATAAATGAGAATATAgtagacaaagaaacaaagaccAGGAGGCATAGTTACATATTTTCTCAGAGCATAAGAGGCATCTTTAGATGGCATAAAATggaatgtactttaaaaaaaaaaaaaaagcaagaaatgtaGGTTCTTCAGGTGAAAGTACCAAAGTTATCAATTATCTCTTgtttgccaaatctaatgacttttCTTCAATCCTTATCATTTTTGAGCTCGTAGTCTTTGACTTGGTCCTCCTGGATATTCTCACATCTCTCGATTTTTGCAACACTGTTGTCTCCATCTTTTCTTACCTAAATTGCTCCATTTTACTGGATCTTCATCTATATTACGCCCACTAATCAATTGTGTCCTCTTTTCTCCTTACTTTTTATACTGTCCTGCTGACCACTTGGTGATTCCAACTAACTTAATGGGTTCAATTTTCATCTCTTTGCAGAGGActgattcccagatctatttatccagtccAAATTTCTCTGCTAAGCTCTAGTTTTTTATCACCAAATGTctcttggacatttcaaactgccTTATCAAGTCtcaaattaaatatgtgcaaaacagaattcattatctttccctaaaaTTCTTGCCTCTTCTCAACTTCCCTATTCTTGGGTAAGAGTACTACCATCCTCTCAATCATTCAGACTTTCATCACTGTCAACCCCTGCCTTCTCATTCTTATTTACCCTGCAAATCTAATCTATTGCCAAGTCTTGTTTTTCCTATTCTGATTACCTCTAGTATACATCCTctactttccattttctaaagTCACAAATCTGTTAcaaaccttcattttttttcctaatgtacatatctgaccatgtcatttccctactctaaattccagtggcttcctaatactttgaagatcaaatataaagtgaTCTTTGGGAAATTTGAAATCTTTTCAGAACttgaattctttttatctttccagtcttctttgttctttccttatttctccatCTAAGTACTATATGATGTAGCAACACTCATATATTTTCTGTGGTTAGCACTAGAGCAAGGGTCAGCAAACAAAAACTTTTGGACCAAACTCTGGCCAAAATCTCTGGTCAAATTACTTCCTTATTCCATGCCTTCTCGATTACTGTTCCTCGTGCctgaaattctttcccttctcacttccacCTATCTGCTTCCTAGACTTTCAAGTCTCAGTTCAAGTATCACTTTAGCTTATGTCACTTTCTAAGTAAGTCTCTTTCCTCTCCCgttatagatataattatagatatgattatagatagcttgaTCACTTAAtctcattgcctcagtttcctcaactataaaatgagaataatagcacctgcctctcagagttactatgaggatcaaatgagatattttaaaaagcatttagcacagtgttttgaCAATGATAGAcactatattaatataaatttacCTTTCACTTGTATCTTATTTCATCCCAAAATGGAACCTGAAGTGAATACTGGCATTAGAGATATGTCTCTGCCATTTGGCTTAGTTTTGGAAGGTTGGGATAAGGTAAGATGGCTTCATATATAACATAGTTGTTGAGTTGGAGGAAGAAACCTACAACTATGAAGACTGAGGTGATTGAGTGGTGAGACACTACAGGGCTCCCTGGCTCATGAGTCTCCCAATTGTCCGGAGAGTTCTTTCTATGGGATAGGGAACAGGATCcagctccaaaaaaaaaaaaaaaaaaaaaaaaaggaggagtgACTCTCCTTCTGGGTGTAGATTCCAACCCCGGAATCTACAACTTACGTAGGAGCCAAAGAAGATAAGGAAAACACCAAGTCCAGCATTCCCAGAATATTATTTGTTGTTCTGCTTAAGTTGGATCACTAGTGTAATATAACTAAAAGTATACTGGACTGGCATCTCAGCAGCTAGAGACTGAGCTCTCCATATTTAGGTACTGTGCAATGAATACAGAGGTAATTAATAGAGCTGGTGACTAGGCCAAGGCAAAGAATCTCTCCTTCTGGGTGTAGATTCCAACCCCAGAATCTACAACTTATGTAGGAGCCCAACTTATGTTCTCTGATCTAGAGATTCAGGGTCCTGATGAAATAGTCATGagaccagaaaaagaaaacagatttggaAGTCTCCCACTGCAGATAATAAACCTTCAGGCTATATATTACTTCCAAGAGGAGGAGGTATCTCTTAACCTTGAAGGGGCAGGGACAGAGTGGAATCTTACCACCAAAGCAACTGGAGTATTTACAgatattcaaaatgaaaattgtgTAGTCTAGAGAGCAAAGACAAACATAACCAGTGACTCAATGGTCTAATGAAGACAATTATAGAATGCTCTCTGCTATGGACTTCCATATCTTGGAGGAAATTTTCAAAAGATCTGATTTCATAGAGTTAACTTTATCTACAAGACAGGAGAtaaaattcttagagaaaatatatttgataatttggatttgtaacacacacacacacacacacacacacactaaaattGGGCTCTATGCAGGACAATGAAATCCTACCTTCTGGGTggagccaccaaaaaaaaaaaatttacttcagACTTAAGCTACTGGTTGCACACACACACCATAACTACACAGATGTGAGCTGATTGATAAAATTCTTGCAAGAAGTGGGGACAATTTTTACTTGGACAAGTTGGCATTTTGGAAATGATGGTATCATCCCCAAACagctttgggtatagctgttgaAACATGGGGTTCATAGGAAAGTATTTGATAATCTGCCTATGAGGCATGCTAGAAAAACTCAGCACTTAAACATTAGTGGACTTTCAGTCCCACTCAACCCTCAGATTATCATCTAAATTCCTTTCCTCATTTGAATTATTCATAACAAACTGCAGAAGATAGTCTTTGAAGGGAAGGAATACTATGGGCTTACATATCTGTGCAGGACTTTTTAGTAACCTCTAGTCATATTATTATTAGTAGGGCCAAATGAAAAACCTTAGTTACACAAAACATCTTATATAGTTAATACTTACAATATCAGATCCCAAAGaggataaaa
Proteins encoded:
- the LOC127546621 gene encoding olfactory receptor 4F4-like; its protein translation is MDGANNTVVSEFVLLGLSASWEMKILLFFFFFSFYVGIMLGNFFIVFTVIFDSHLHSPMYFLLANLSLIDLGLSTTTVPRMITDIFSEHKVISFPGCMIQIFFIHVMGGTEMVLLIAMAYDRYTAICKPLHYLTIMNHKTCICFVVTAWVIGVIHAVSQFVFVVNLPFCGPNNVDSFYCDIPKVAVLACTDTSWLEYVVIANSGLISMCTFFLLIISYIFILVTVRHHSSAGLSKAFSTLSAHIAVVFLFFVPCFFVYVWQIPTLSLDKFLLILVFLVTPLLNPAIYTLRNKDMKLAMKRLTKKIVRSRETR